Part of the Clostridia bacterium genome is shown below.
AACGCCGTCGTTTCGGACAGCCAAGTCGCGAACGGTTGCGTGATCTATAAAGGCAAGAAAAACCGCGTCAAGGTTTCCTTCGAAGGGTAATGTATAAGACTCTCGCGAATGACGCGCAAGCCGAAACGAACGTAAAACACAGCAAATTTCTCGCTTTTTGCTTTCCCGTTTCCGATCAAGACGAAGCGGAAGAGCGGATCCGCGGCGTAAAAAAGCAATTTCCGGACGCGACGCACGCTCCGTACGCTTACGTTTGCGGGGAAAACGGCGAAAAATTTCGCGCGAGTGACGACGGCGAGCCTTCGGGAACTTCGGGCGTTCCGATCCTCGAAGCGATCAAAAGAAGAGGATTGACCTATTCCGCGGTCGTCGTCGTTCGCTATTTCGGAGGGATCAAACTCGGAACGGGCGGTTTGGCGCGCGCTTATGCGGACGCAGCGGACGCGGCGATGCTTCTTGCGGGCGCGACTTCTTTTGACAAATGCGCCGTCTACGCCGTAAAATGCGAGTACGCTTGTTTTTCCGCTTTGCAAAACAAAATTTTTTCGCTCGGAGGGCAGATCCTTTCGAGCGATTTTGATAGCGGCGCGTCGTTTACCGCGGCGATCCCCGTCGCTTCT
Proteins encoded:
- a CDS encoding YigZ family protein; this translates as MYKTLANDAQAETNVKHSKFLAFCFPVSDQDEAEERIRGVKKQFPDATHAPYAYVCGENGEKFRASDDGEPSGTSGVPILEAIKRRGLTYSAVVVVRYFGGIKLGTGGLARAYADAADAAMLLAGATSFDKCAVYAVKCEYACFSALQNKIFSLGGQILSSDFDSGASFTAAIPVASSSAFVSFVADVSSGRATADYTEERFCPIR